Genomic window (Lycium barbarum isolate Lr01 chromosome 2, ASM1917538v2, whole genome shotgun sequence):
ATAGTTATGGATGTATATTTAGACAATTTGCATCAAGTAACTCAATGATTTTGCTTCAGGACATAGCATAGACACATCTCCTTTTATTACGGTTTAAGTCATTGTTGCATTAGTTCTAGTGTAAGCACTAGCTCTAACTTTGATGCTTCTGATTACAGGTTGTGGAAGTCTCTACATCCAAAACTGGCAAGCACGGTCATGCCAAATGTCATTTCGTCGCCATTGACATCTTCACTGGCAAGAAGCTTGAGGATATTGTTCCCTCTTCACACAATTGTGATGTATGTGCTCTCTGCTTCTTGTACACCATATGTTCTTTGTCCCATTTCCCCTATATTCGTTTTTCCCGGTATATTTGTGCTCGTATATATAATAATTATGTGTTTAAATTGCAGGTGCCCCATGTTAATCGCACAGATTATCAGCTTATTGACATCTCTGAAGATGGATTTGTATGTTACATTCTCTTGTCCGGTTCCTTTTTTATATTTTTGGTTGATATGGTCTAATGTTGCTGCACAACGTTACAGGTGAGTCTGCTCACTGACAATGGTAACACCAAGGATGACCTTAGGCTTCCTACTGATGAAAATCTCCTCACGCAGGTTAGTAAGAATTTGTCTAATCCGAAGTTGTTTTTCGGTGTCTCGGAGGTCATATTCTGTTTTGTCCAGccttttgtttttctcttattATCTTCTTCTAGCACAAGCTTATTGCCTTCtccataatttatttttttgagtCGTGGTCGTGTTAGATATGTAGAGTTGTGTACAATTAAGCCGATGCTCTGGACATTAAAAGATGAAGGAAGCATGGTTATGTGCACGGAGATTGAATCATAGAGTCGACTTGTCTGCTCTCTCTGATACTCTTTTTAAGGGTTAATGATTTGAGGGCCTGGTTTTATACTCACATTTTCTTTGCTTATACCAAGGTTGTATTTTGGGTCAAAGTATACAGCTTTTCTCAGTTGTATGTAACCCCTCTAATTCTTTCACAAGCTCATTGACTCTCTACTTAAACAGTTTCTTGTAAGAGGTACCCATATGTCCTTGATCTATATGAGTGATGGTGCTGATAGTGAACAGAATTTTTCAGACTTTGGCCGGCCAtaaatttttctttttgaaaacTGGGGCTTACCACTATGCATTTACTGATTATTTTTAATTTCCCGAATTCAGATCAAGGAAGGCTTTGCTGAGGGTAAAGACCTTGTCGTGTCTGTTATGTCAGCCATGGGTGAGGAACAGATTAATGCCCTGAAGGATATTGGTCCCAAGTAACTTGATCGGATGTTGCTCGATGCGAAGTTCTTTACTACCTTGAGTGAGATAGATATTATAGTCATGGAAAAAAAATTGTGGTCTTATGGAATATTCTTCAGGATTTGCGGACCATTGTGAGTtagatttttatttatttttgttgttttaaaTTGTATTCGTCTGAATTTTGTTCTGCCTTGAAGCTTTTTAAATTTGGTGTGGGAAAATGGTAAACCTTCAACTATATACCAACTTCTTCGCCAATTTGTCTGCTCATTAACTTTAAATTATGGGGATTCATTCTAGTTTCTCCTGCATTTGGAGTAATAATCTTTTAACAAATATGAAGGCAGACATTCTAAGCTTTCCATGTTTCTGCTTCCATAATTCTGTGTATGAGCCCGAATTGGCGTTTTGGGTAATTGGTTCAGGCTCGTTGAAGTAAAACAAATCTCTTTTTCATTTTATGCGACACTCTTCTTTCTAAAGTCATGAaacatgtgtttttttttttcgagtCTACCAAGTAGATTTAGGACTTGGTTGTTAATGCCCTTTCATATCGAGCCATTGAAGCAGCGTGTCGTGCTAAAATCAGACAGAGGCTCCTAATTGTGTATTATGAGTGATGCAGTATGACCAAAAAAAGTATGATGCGGTAGTTTTTGCATTGTGGAGTGATTGTTATTTTGACGGCATAAACAACTTGTTATGCTGGTTTTGCACCCTTGAAGATGTCATATGGTTATCAGTACAATACACGTGGCCCAGTGATGAAGCCAAGAAGTTACATAAGGCGATTCAAAAAATTAACACTTGTAATTTGACGTTATAATGTAAAGCAATTTTTAAAACATGTTACCATTTTACTGTACCTTTCCTTATATCAGATGGATTCAACCATTTATATATAATAAAAGACTTGCATTTTTTGCTTTATTTACCTAGTACATCTCAACAAAGAGGGTTTTCATTTGAATCCTCCTTTTCTCCACTTTGCTCCGCCAGCAAGAGCGAATCTAGAAGATTAGGTTCATGTAAACCCACTAAATTAAGAATTAAactaaatatctataaatatttcaTTGTAAActcaattattattattgtcGTATTAATTCAAAATTGCTACAAAACTTATAAATTGCAAATCATGATGCCGTCTCTATCCATTAGTGAGTACTTATACCATTGCAAGGCCACAATTATTTATGTTTCATTTGACCTTATACGACATGTGAATAACTGAGAATGATGTACATGTTATCCATGTTGATGACATTTCCAAACTAATAATTGTGAATCAACAATATTGGGCCTTagatattttgtatttttttgcAGCACAAGCTGCTGTTAAATGTTAAATATGTTTGGGATTTTTATGTAGATAGTTATATATGGTATAGCGTATAACACGATGTTTTCACTAAAATAGGTAAAGAGAAATAAGAGATTTCAAAAATGTGTTAACGGTTTTGAGAGTGTTCCCAAAGTAAGCTAAAGCCTAAAGCTATTGCCAATCACGTCTTCACCAACAAGAGTTTTACTTGAAGATAATTGCGAGCTCATGATATGTAAAATAATCTAACAGTATAACAACTTATAAGACAAGGCAACGTACGTACAACAAGCTTACAACATGTATTACACTAATAGTATAATTTTTTTACACGATAGTACATATAAGTTAAATCTTATAGCAATTGCAGTATGTTATGATTGCGTGTTTCTGCACGTGTTAGTTTTAAAGTGTATGGTTTCAATTAATTTTATAGCTTGTTTGACCAAAGCTGTTAAGAAAcgaaaattatttattttagagAGTTAGGGTGTTTGACTAAGCTTTGAGAATTTGGATAGTAAAATAAGCtgtttttcaaaaattgaaaaattgCTTTTCTCGACAAACATTTTTGGAACCTTGACCAAGTATAAATTATTGTTTGACAAATGTGTGTTTCAGATGATTAGCGAAACACAACCTGCTACTTCAAAAACCTTTTTTAATAAGCAGATTTTAACAGCTCGCAGGTTATTTATAATTTTAGTACTTCAGTAAACTTAACTAAAAGACGAAATAGTCTGGGAGGCCCTTGTACTTGTTCATTTTTATCATACCGGTGTTCGTACTTATGGATTTGCCAACTAAACCTCTCAACTCAAtcaaaataagtattttaaaccCCTCGGACCATTGACCAAGCTTATGTGGCAATAAGTTGGCTGAGTTGGACGAAGTGCGTGAAAAACACGCGTACCTAGCGAGTGATTTCACTGATTTTGATTAAAAAATTATATAGTACTATTCAAAAGGTCAAAAAcaatgaaaaataattaaaatatatatcCACACCACGtgaactcccccccccccccccacccccccccaaaaaaaaaatcccccaCCCCGCCATTTCTAAATTAGGATAATCTTTCTTCTATCTTTCAACGTTTGGATTTTCTCAAATGGGTTTAAGATCTTTCAATATTTGGGTTTGCTTAACTGGAATTTTTCGGTTATTGCCTTGCTACATATGCTAAATTGGAGTACTTTTGTTCAGAATTCTGCAGATTAATACCTTAATGGTGATTGGTGATTGCAAGTTGCCTTTGTTATCTTGGAACATGAAATTTTGGGGTTGGAAAATTTTCTATGAGCATTATGTAACTGCacatattcattaattttttttgagAGAATTTGAATGGAAATTATGGTCTCTGATTTGCTCTAGGTCGTGGAAATTATCTCCGGTGGATAGAACTCCCGAATTTTCTCTCCCATTAGATTTAAGGACCTTATTTTAAGCATTTTGCAACTCTAAAATGGgtaaacatgatttttttttttacaatcttTTGGAAGTTCAGATTTTAGGGAGAACTTAGTAGGTTGATCATGTTGTATACGGTAGAAAAACCGGATACGGGTCAATCCGGGAGAACTATGGATCGGAGAAAGAAAAGGGCGAGAGTTCGTACGGGGACATCACACTTCCGGATGAGCACTTTAATCAAGGCCGAGTAGAAGCGCCATCTGACCCGGTCTCTAAGCCACCGAGGGTTCGGGATCTCTCCCCGGTGTCTCATCACCGTTGGTCCGGTATCCGTGAGCCCGTTGGTCCGATGCGACCGTTGCTAGGACGCgtcagtggtgtcacatcatggtcaGCCGCCAACTGTGTGTGTGTTAGACGGCGCCATCAGTcaaatcccaccaaatccgtgcaggggctgtcccttttattactattttattaaaCCCACATTGGGGGAGGCCCAGGggctcattagtataaatagagtGCTCCCTCCTCCCTTAAGGGGGTTGGTTCATCTTTTACTTTCAAGAATATTCTGTAACACAATATATCTATTGATCCAGTTCTAGTCAATCCtttattgatcttgtttattgcGAATTTGATCGTTCATGTTGAACCTCTCCAACCAACTCGTTATATGCGTAGTCGGCCGGAGTCTGTGCTCCTTATTCGTGTATTAAGAGGCGCTCTTATCAACTCTTTGTAATCCATATTGAAGccaaagcacatatcctatatccacaTACAAATTTAATTGGTTACCGAATCCGGggcaaacagtttggcgcccaccgtggggctaggataatagtggtctttggtcttAACTTCCACCGTATTCATCAAAACCAAAAACTCCCTCTCCGTCTCTGTGAAAACGATCCAAATAGCAGacgtcgaacaatccggtcaCGTCAACAATACTGAGATAGTGGCGGAAAATGAATGGAGCGGACTGCGGGCACtgccgaaccccgctgatccgaaccccgttgattcgagggaaggactcaaccggcaaaacaccgtagaTCAAGAGAATGCCATTCCACCGGCAACCGATCCTCTAAACACTCACCATTCCGTTACTTTATCCCGGGACCGGGTCCGGAGAGAGCCGGACGCGCCAAACGACGGCATTAACTTGCGTTTAATCTTCGAAATGCTGCAGGAACAaagggcggcaatcgccgagcaagggctAGCGATTGCTCAGctgcagagcggaaagggtgaagcagggccggtAAAGTCAAAGGGTACGGCTGAAACCGGAAGAAACGGAGAGCGAATGGTCGAGAGCGATGgctccggagccggctcctcaactgaggtcctaaagatgctcgagaccttggcgaaacgggtggattcgaccgagaagagggtcgagacgtacaattctcgggtggaccagataccgggggctccacctctaCTGAAGGGAccgaattcgaagaggtacatccaaaggccttttccgccaagtgcggccccgaaactgatcccgaagaggttcaaaatgcccgacatacagaaatatgacggcaccacggacccgcacgagcacgtgacctcgtatacttgtgccataaaaggcaatgatatggaagaggatgagatcgagtcggtgttgttaaagaaatttggggaaactctgtcgaagggagcgttgacatggtatgaccacctacccgagcattcgatcacttctttcgaaatgctcgccgatacgttcgtaaaggcacatgccggtgcgataaaggtgcaagcccgtaaggctgatatcttccggataacccaaagggacgatgagctactacgggaattcgtcacccggttccagagggaacggatggatcTCCCTCCGGTGCCAGAAAAATGGGCCGCGCAGGCCTTCACGAAAggactcaacatgctaagttcggtggcctcggccaaattgaaagaaagtttGTTAGAATACGAGGCCGTAACCTGGGCCGACGTCCACAACAGGTATGAGTCGaaaattcgggtggaggatgaccaattCGAACTCTCTCCGGTGAGGTCCAAAGTAAATAGAGGTTTCGAGGCACCGAGGAAGGGATATGAAATCAAGTCCGAATCATCGAAAGAGAGGTTCCGGCCATATCTCTATACGGAGAAGCAAAATCTCAGGTCGGAAAAAGCAACAGAGAATCCGAACCATTTCTCGGGACGGGGCAGCAAGCGGGTTGAACGCCCGTCTAACAGTCGGGGACTCTCTTTCAGGAGTGATACCGGAAGTTCCGCCAGCAATAAAGTGCCTCCAAAattttcggagtacaacttcaacgttagtacctCGGGACTAGTCTCAGCAATTGGACGTGTACCCGATGTAAGATGGCCTAAACCATTGAGGACGGACCCAGGTCAGCGAGATCCGAGCGTAGTGTGCGAATATCACGGGACCCACGGTCATCGAACTGAAGATTTCCGccaattgagagaggaggtagcccgacTGTTGAAAAACGGTCACCTCCGAGATTTGCTGAGCGAGAGGGCCAAAAATCACTATAAGGAAAGAGAATCCTATCAAAGTTCCGAGCCTGTTGAACCCcaacatacgatcaacatgatagtagGGGGCACTGATGtccctcgagggccggtaatgaaacggacaaagATCTCTATTGTCCGAGAAAAGCGCACCCGAGAACGCTCGACCGAGGGATCTATCTTCTTTGATGACGAAGACGTGGAGGGCATCGTCCAACCccataatgatgcattggtaatttctatgctggtctttaaaactaaggtcaaacgaattttggttgacccaggtagctcggccaacatcatccgatggagggtgGTCGAACAGCTGGGGCTGCTCGGTCAGATCGTGCCCGTGGCCCGGGTATTAAGTGGATTTAATATGGCAAGCGAAACAACAAAAGGGGAAATCTCACTTCCTGTAAACGTGGGTgacaccattcagcaaacggtgttctacgtgattgagggggacatgaaatataatacactattgggcagaccttggatacataacatgagggcAGTACCTTCAACACTACACCAGCTGTTAAAGTTCCCCACGCCGGAATGAGTGAAAACCATCTGAGGcgagcagcccgctgcaagggaaatgttcgcagtagaggaagtgGCACATCGGCCCAAGGGGCCGGAAGAGAAATGTGCGATAGGGGGGGAgttccc
Coding sequences:
- the LOC132626074 gene encoding eukaryotic translation initiation factor 5A-3, with the translated sequence MSDEEHQFESKADAGASKTFPQQAGTIRKNGYLVIKGRPCKVVEVSTSKTGKHGHAKCHFVAIDIFTGKKLEDIVPSSHNCDVPHVNRTDYQLIDISEDGFVSLLTDNGNTKDDLRLPTDENLLTQIKEGFAEGKDLVVSVMSAMGEEQINALKDIGPK